The genomic region AGGACGAGCAGACTCAAATAGAGCAGTGTAAAGCCCATGGTCAGCCCGAATCCCGGCAGCACGCGTCGCTGCTTTGCCGGTCGGATCGGTCTGGATTGGGTCGAGACAGTCATAACGGATGTCTTTCTTAAAATACTTTCCCTATAGAATACCTGATAAAGCAAGCCCGTCTGCAAGATGTCTTGCGGACGGGCTTGGAAGATTTTCGTATTCAGGGCGATTATTTGTGATAGATCTGATCGAAGACACCGCCGTCACTGAAATGCTTGGCCTGGATCGCCTGCCATCCGCCGAAGAGGGAATCCACAGTGAAGAGGTTCACCTTCGCGAATTGCCCGGCGTACTTACGCGCGATCGAGGGAACGCGCGGTCGGTAGTAGTGCCGCGCGGCGATCGCCTGGCCTTCGGGCGTATAGAGATAGTTCAAATACGTCGTGGCGAGGGTGCGCGTGTGATGCCGGTCGACATTCTTATCCACGACGGCCACCGGCGGCTCCGCGAGAATGCTCACGGAGGGAACCACGAGATCGTACTGTCCCTTGCCCAGATCCTTGGTGATGAGCAGCGCCTCGTTTTCCCAGGCGATCAGCACATCGCCGAGCCCGCGCTGGGTAAACGTGGTCGTCGCGCCCCGCGCTCCGGAGTCCAGAGCCACCACATTGTGATAGATCTTGGTGACCAGGCCGCGCGCCGTGGCGTCGTTACCGCCTTTTTGCTTGAGCGCATAGCCCCACGCCGCCAGGTAGTTCCAGCGCGCGCCGCCGCCGGTCTTCGGGTTCGGAGTGACGACGCCGACACCCGGCCGCGCCAGGTCGCTCCAATCCTTGATGTGCTTCGGGTTGCCATGGCGAACGACGAACACAATCGTGGACGTATAGGGCGAGCTGTTATACGGCAGCCGGCCTTGCCAGCCCGGGTTGATCAATCCAGACTTTTGGACGGCGTCGATATCATAGGCGAGCGCCAGTGTCACGACATCCGCTTCCAACCCTTCGCTGACGGCGCGGGACTGCGCGCCGGAACCGCCATGCGACTGATCGATATGGATATTCTGCCCTGTATGATCTTTCCAGTACTTTGCGAACGCGGTGTTGTAATCCTGATAAAGTTCACGCGTCGGATCGTAAGACACGTTCAGCAGCTTCTGCGCATGGACCGCAGTCGCGGGCGCAAGCGCGGCGGCGGCGGTGAGCAGCGCGCCGAACGCCTTTATGGTTTTATTGAGATGCATTGGATGGGGTCCTTGTGGAGATAAGCCCTATTCCCCCGGCGCTAAAGCGCTTCCCCCTTTTTCCCATCAAGCTGCTTCGCAGGGGAAAAGGGGAGCGACTCACTGAGTTCCATTCACTCGTCTCGTAAGCGTGAAGATCTTGTCTACAGAGTCGAAACATTCATCTCGGCTGCTTGTCGAGCGAGCAAGGACTGTAGTTATCAGCACCCCTTTTCCCCCGCGAAGCGGCTTGTTGGGAAAAAGGGGGAAGCGCTTTAGCGCCGGGGGAATAGGGACCTCCGGTCGCTAAAGCGCCAGGGATGGGGCGCCTCTTACTTCTTATAAATCTGATCGAACACGCCGCCGTCCGAGAAGTGGACTTTCTGAGCGTTGCGCCAGCCGCCGAACGTATTGTCCACGGTGATCAGGTTGAGCTTCGGGAAGTACTTGGCGTACTTGCGGGCGATCGAAGCGACGCGCGGGCGGTAGAAGTTCTGCGCGGCGATGGTCTGACCCTGGGGAGTGTACAGCCAGTTCAGGTAGGTGGTGGCGAGAACGGTCGTATTGTGGCGGGCGACGTTCTTATCGACAACCGCGACGGGGGGTTCGGCCAGGATGCTGATCGACGGGTACACGATATCGTACTTGCCGGGGCCAAGATCGCGGGTCGCCAGCAGGGCTTCGTTTTCCCAGGCGATCAGGACGTCGCCCAGGCCGCGCTCGGTGAACGAGGTCGTGGCGCCGCGGGCGCCGGTGTCCAGCGCGACGACATTCTTGTAAAGCTTGCCGACAAAGGCGCGGGCAGACGCGTCATTGCCGCCCTTTTGCTTGAGCGCGTAGCCGTAGGCCGCGAGGTAGTTCCAGCGCGCGCCGCCACTCGTCTTCGGGTTCGGGGTGATGACGCCGACACCGGGCCGCGCCAGGTCATTCCAGTCCTTGATGTGCTTCGGGTTACCATGGCGCACCAGGAAGACGATGGTGGAGGTGTAGGGCGAGCTGTTGTACGGCAGGCGGCTCTGCCAGCCGTGGTTGATCAAACCGGCGTCTTCAATGGCGTCGATATCGTAGCCCAGCGCCAGCGTTACGACGTCCGCGTCCAGGCCGTCGATGACCGCGCGGGCCTGCTTGCCGGAGCCGCCGTGCGACTGATCGACGTGCACGTTCTGATGCGTTTTGGAGAGCCAGTATTTGGCGAACGCCGTGTTGTAGCTCTGGTACAGCTCACGCGTCGGATCGTAAGAAACGTTCAGCAATTTCTGAGCGTGAGCGGAAAGGGGCAGCAGAGCCCCGGCAACGGCGGTGAACGCGCCCAATAAGCGCGCGGTGTCCTTCAGTTTCATTTTTTGTATCTTCCCCTTGATGCGTTTTTCACAACGATGCACGCTTCCTAATTAAGAAGCATGTTTATATTTACTATTATAATACTAGTGAATCATTTTGTCAACCGATCACAAAGAAATTATGAAGATTTCCGTGGATCAATAGTCAGCTTCCGCCATGGAAATATCTCTTCCCTGTCCGGCTGGGTATAATCGGCTCACATCCGTCTTCAGAAAAGAGATATTCCCGTGACCGACCTCGAAACCACCACCGACGTACGCTGGGACCTCAGCGATCTCTATGATTCCATCGACGATCCGCGTATCGAAGCGGTTTTTACGGCGTTGCAAACGCGGTCCGAGGCGTTTCAGGCGAAGTACAAAGGCAAGATCGACAGCGCCGACCTGACCGCCGCCACGCTGGGCGAAGCGCTGCGCGAGTACGAGGCCATCGATGTGGAGGCGACCAAGCCGGCGGCCTACGCCTCGCTGCTCTTCTCCACGGACACCTCCAACGCCGCTTACGGCGCTTTTATGCAGAAGATGCGGGAGAAGGGGACGGCGCTGTCGCTGCCGACGATGTTCTTCAGCCTGGAACTCGCCGCCGCGCCGGATGACGTGGTGACGCCCCTGCTGAGCACACCCGAAGTCTCGCCCTACAAGCACTTCGTGCTGGACACCCGCCTGCATCGCGAACATATGCTGAGCGAAACGGAAGAGCGGCTTCTGGAGGAGACGGCGAATACGGGCGCGCGCGCCTGGGACCGGCTTTTCGATGAGATTACCGCGAACGCCGTCTTCAAGCTGGACGGCGAGGAGATGACGCAGCCGCAGGTGCTCTCCAAGCTTTACGTCGCGGACCGAGAGACGCGCCGAAAAGCAGCCGCCGCGTTCACCGAAGGGCTTCAGGCGAACAGCCGCTCCACGGGCTTCATTTTCAACACGCTGATGCAGGATAAAAACGTGCGCGACCGGCTGCGCAAGTATACATACCCCGAACAGTCGCGGCATCTGGCGAACGAGCTGTCCAAAGAGACCGTCGATCTTGTGGTCGACACTGTTTATCGTAACTATCCAGTCGTCGCCCGCTACTACCACGTCAAGCGCGAGATCCTCGGTCTGGATACGCTGACCCACTACGACCGCTATGCGCCGCTCTTCCAGGCCGACGAGACACTGTCGTTTGAAGAAGCGCATCGTCTGATCCTCGACGCGTTTGGAGAGTTTTCGCCCATCATGCGCGAGCGCGCCGCCGAGTTCTTCGACAAGAACTGGATCGACGCCGCGCCGGCGAAGGGAAAGCAGGGCGGCGCCTACTGTTCGTCCGTCACCCCCGACCTGCATCCCTACGTGTTCATGAACTACCTGGGCAAGATGAAGGACGTGATGACCCTCGCCCACGAGCTGGGGCACGGCGTGCACGGCTCCCTGGCGCGCGCGCAGACCTTGCTGAACTTCTACGGCACGCTGCCGCTCGCGGAGCTCGCCAGCACCTTCGGTGAAATGCTCGTGTTCGACAAAGTCGTAGCCCAGGCGTCGATCAAGGACAAGCTGGCGCTCTACGCCGAAAAGATCGAAGGCACATTCGCCACGATCCCACGCCAAACAGCGATGTACCGTTTCGAAAAGGCGATCCACAATCATCGCCGCACGCAGGGTGAACTGACGCTGGAGGACTTCGGCAACTACTGGCACACCGAGATCCAGGCTATGTTCGGCGACTCCATCACGATGGGCGACGAGCACCGCCTCTGGTGGTCCTACATCGGCCACTTCACCGGCTCCCCATTCTACGTCTACGCCTACTCCTTCGGCGAACTGCTGGCGCTCGCTCTCTACCGCAAGTCCCAGACCGAAGGCGCCGCCTTCGCCGCCAAATACCTGGACATGCTGAGCGCCGGCGGCAGCCTGACCCCGCAGGACCTGGTCGCCAAAGTCGGAGTCAACCTCGACGATCCCGATTTCTGGCAAGGCGGCTTCGAGGTGCTAGGCGGCATGGTCGCCCGGTTCGAGGAGCTTTGGGCGGAGTATCAGGCGGCGTAGTGGCGAGGGATTATTCTTCGTTTGGCCTCATCGCTTCTTACGATGAGGCCACTTGTTAGTGAGTGATTTGTGGAGATCTTGGGTGGAAGATACGTCCGTCGAGGCTTGGTCTTTTGCCCACACTGTGGTTGTCGGATGACGCCTGCTGCCCATCCTGGTCGGACCAGCACAGTATCTTACTATGAGTGCATTCGCTCATTTATGATGCAGACAGTTGGGTGCCCAGTTCGCAGGGTAAATGCCTCGACACTTCACGACGCTATATTAGGCGAGATCAGCCGAGCGGCGGAACAGGCGGTCTGGATGAGCGACCTCATTGCGAATGCGATTACCAGGCTGCCCAAATCAGACAATCTCGCCGACGATTTAGCAGCGATCAATAAGCGACTTGCAGAACTTGATAAGCAACTGGAAAATCTTACGGAGGCAGTAGCCCTGGGTGGCGGACAACTACGGCCCTTGCTACAAAAAATGGAGTCCTTAGAGGCGACTCGCCTTCCGCTTGAGATGAAGCAACGGGAACTGGAACAGTCGATTGAAGTCGCGCGACGTCAGCAGCCGGATGCAGAGCGTATCTGTAAAGAGTGGTCTCGTTTTACCACGCTATGGGAAGCGGCGACGGAAGATGAGAGGGAAGAGTTGATGCAGGCGTTGGTTGTTCGTGTGGAAATGCACGAAAAAGA from Capsulimonas corticalis harbors:
- a CDS encoding sulfate ABC transporter substrate-binding protein; amino-acid sequence: MHLNKTIKAFGALLTAAAALAPATAVHAQKLLNVSYDPTRELYQDYNTAFAKYWKDHTGQNIHIDQSHGGSGAQSRAVSEGLEADVVTLALAYDIDAVQKSGLINPGWQGRLPYNSSPYTSTIVFVVRHGNPKHIKDWSDLARPGVGVVTPNPKTGGGARWNYLAAWGYALKQKGGNDATARGLVTKIYHNVVALDSGARGATTTFTQRGLGDVLIAWENEALLITKDLGKGQYDLVVPSVSILAEPPVAVVDKNVDRHHTRTLATTYLNYLYTPEGQAIAARHYYRPRVPSIARKYAGQFAKVNLFTVDSLFGGWQAIQAKHFSDGGVFDQIYHK
- a CDS encoding M3 family oligoendopeptidase produces the protein MTDLETTTDVRWDLSDLYDSIDDPRIEAVFTALQTRSEAFQAKYKGKIDSADLTAATLGEALREYEAIDVEATKPAAYASLLFSTDTSNAAYGAFMQKMREKGTALSLPTMFFSLELAAAPDDVVTPLLSTPEVSPYKHFVLDTRLHREHMLSETEERLLEETANTGARAWDRLFDEITANAVFKLDGEEMTQPQVLSKLYVADRETRRKAAAAFTEGLQANSRSTGFIFNTLMQDKNVRDRLRKYTYPEQSRHLANELSKETVDLVVDTVYRNYPVVARYYHVKREILGLDTLTHYDRYAPLFQADETLSFEEAHRLILDAFGEFSPIMRERAAEFFDKNWIDAAPAKGKQGGAYCSSVTPDLHPYVFMNYLGKMKDVMTLAHELGHGVHGSLARAQTLLNFYGTLPLAELASTFGEMLVFDKVVAQASIKDKLALYAEKIEGTFATIPRQTAMYRFEKAIHNHRRTQGELTLEDFGNYWHTEIQAMFGDSITMGDEHRLWWSYIGHFTGSPFYVYAYSFGELLALALYRKSQTEGAAFAAKYLDMLSAGGSLTPQDLVAKVGVNLDDPDFWQGGFEVLGGMVARFEELWAEYQAA
- a CDS encoding sulfate ABC transporter substrate-binding protein — encoded protein: MKLKDTARLLGAFTAVAGALLPLSAHAQKLLNVSYDPTRELYQSYNTAFAKYWLSKTHQNVHVDQSHGGSGKQARAVIDGLDADVVTLALGYDIDAIEDAGLINHGWQSRLPYNSSPYTSTIVFLVRHGNPKHIKDWNDLARPGVGVITPNPKTSGGARWNYLAAYGYALKQKGGNDASARAFVGKLYKNVVALDTGARGATTSFTERGLGDVLIAWENEALLATRDLGPGKYDIVYPSISILAEPPVAVVDKNVARHNTTVLATTYLNWLYTPQGQTIAAQNFYRPRVASIARKYAKYFPKLNLITVDNTFGGWRNAQKVHFSDGGVFDQIYKK